CTATGCCCGTTGGCGCGCGCCCGCCGCGCGTGTGGACTTCCCATGTTCCATCGCGGCTTCGGCGTCCGTCGATCGCCACGACCACACACTGACTCCCGAATTTCTCCGCGGCACTGGTAACAAGCGATGGGTTGTTGACAGCCGCGGTGTTGACAGACACTTTGTCGGCGCCGGCTTTCAGGATATTTCTAATGTCCTCGAGGGAGCTGATTCCGCCACCTATCGTGTAGGGAATGAAAACCTCATCCCCCGCCCGCGCCGCGAGTTCGACCTTTGTGTCGCGCTGTTTGTGCGAAGCGGTAATGTCAAGGAATATCAGCTCATCGGCGCCCTGGCGATCGTAGAACGCCGCGAGTTCCAC
This portion of the Candidatus Anoxymicrobium japonicum genome encodes:
- a CDS encoding imidazole glycerol phosphate synthase subunit HisF yields the protein VELAAFYDRQGADELIFLDITASHKQRDTKVELAARAGDEVFIPYTIGGGISSLEDIRNILKAGADKVSVNTAAVNNPSLVTSAAEKFGSQCVVVAIDGRRSRDGTWEVHTRGGRAPTGIEVVHWAKKVEELGAGEIMLTSMDRDGTRLGYDIPMTRAVCEAVSIPVIASGGAGNIEHLAEVIEQTGCDAVLAASIFHYGEHTISDAKKCLASRGIEVRLT